One window from the genome of Streptomyces cadmiisoli encodes:
- a CDS encoding RNA degradosome polyphosphate kinase, which yields MSQQNTQAEVKHAQPSVGSIAAHRPATVSATVSDLEPDLDADLDVYEETTVDGVQLPQGRFLDRERSWLAFNERVLELAEDPNTPLLERANFLAIFASNLDEFFMVRVAGLKRRIATGVATRSASGLQPREVLEMIWARSRELMARHAACYHEDVAPALAEEGIHLVRWSELTEKEQARLFTLFRHQIFPVLTPLAVDPAHPFPYISGLSLNLAVVVRNPVSGHKHFARVKVPPLLSRFLESSPGRYVPIEDVIAAHLEELFPGMEVLEHHAFRLTRNEDLEVEEDDAENLLQALEKELMRRRFGPPVRLEVEESIDREVLDLLVRELKISEAEVYPLPGPLDLTGLFRIHSLDRPELKYPKFIAGTHRDLAEVESASAPDIFAALRARDVLLHHPYDSFSTSVQAFLEQAAQDPDVLAIKQTLYRTSGDSPIVDALIEAAESGKQVLVLVEIKARFDEHANIKWARKLEEAGCHVVYGLVGLKTHCKLSLVVRQEGDMLRRYCHVGTGNYHPKTARLYEDLGLLTADPQVGADLSDLFNRLSGYSRRETYRRLLVAPKSLRDGLISRINKEAQHHRAGRPAYIRIKVNSMVDEAIIDALYRASMAGVPVDVWVRGICAIRPGVAGLSENIRVRSVLGRFLEHSRVFAFGNGGEPEVWIGSADMMHRNLDRRIEALVRVVDPAHRAALNRLLETGMSDSTASWHLGPDGEWTRHATDADGVPLRNIQEMLIDARRRRRGTATP from the coding sequence ATGAGCCAGCAGAACACCCAGGCAGAGGTCAAGCACGCGCAGCCCTCCGTGGGCTCCATAGCCGCTCACCGCCCGGCCACGGTGTCGGCGACGGTCTCCGATCTGGAACCCGACCTCGACGCCGACCTCGATGTGTACGAGGAGACGACGGTCGATGGCGTCCAGCTGCCGCAGGGCCGGTTCCTCGACCGGGAACGCAGCTGGCTCGCGTTCAACGAGCGCGTTCTGGAGCTCGCCGAGGACCCGAACACGCCCCTGCTGGAGCGGGCCAACTTCCTCGCGATCTTCGCCAGCAACCTGGACGAGTTCTTCATGGTCCGGGTGGCCGGTCTGAAGCGCCGTATCGCCACCGGCGTCGCCACCAGGTCCGCCTCCGGGCTCCAGCCCCGTGAAGTGCTGGAGATGATCTGGGCCCGCTCCCGCGAGCTGATGGCCCGGCACGCCGCCTGCTACCACGAGGACGTCGCCCCCGCCCTCGCGGAGGAGGGCATCCATCTGGTCCGCTGGAGCGAGCTGACCGAGAAGGAGCAGGCGCGCCTGTTCACGCTGTTCCGGCACCAGATCTTCCCGGTGCTGACCCCGCTGGCCGTGGACCCCGCGCACCCCTTCCCCTACATCTCCGGCCTGTCCCTGAACCTGGCCGTCGTCGTACGCAACCCGGTCAGCGGCCACAAGCACTTCGCCCGCGTCAAGGTCCCCCCGCTGCTCTCCCGCTTCCTGGAGAGCTCCCCGGGCCGGTACGTCCCCATCGAGGACGTCATCGCCGCGCACCTGGAGGAGCTGTTCCCGGGCATGGAGGTGCTGGAGCACCACGCCTTCCGGCTGACCAGGAACGAGGACCTGGAGGTCGAGGAGGACGACGCGGAGAACCTGCTCCAGGCACTGGAGAAGGAACTCATGCGGCGCCGCTTCGGCCCGCCGGTGCGTCTGGAGGTCGAGGAGTCCATCGACCGCGAGGTGCTGGACCTGCTGGTCCGCGAGCTGAAGATCAGCGAGGCCGAGGTCTACCCGCTGCCCGGCCCCCTGGACCTCACCGGCCTCTTCCGCATCCACAGCCTGGACCGGCCGGAGCTGAAGTACCCGAAGTTCATCGCCGGCACCCACCGCGACCTCGCCGAGGTCGAGTCCGCGTCCGCGCCGGACATCTTCGCCGCGCTGCGCGCCCGCGACGTCCTGCTGCACCACCCGTACGACTCGTTCTCCACATCGGTGCAGGCCTTCCTGGAGCAGGCGGCCCAGGACCCGGACGTCCTCGCCATCAAGCAGACCCTGTACCGGACCTCGGGGGACTCGCCGATCGTGGACGCGCTGATAGAGGCGGCCGAGTCCGGCAAGCAGGTCCTCGTGCTGGTGGAGATCAAGGCCCGCTTCGACGAGCACGCCAACATCAAATGGGCGCGCAAGCTGGAGGAAGCGGGCTGCCACGTGGTCTACGGCCTGGTCGGCCTGAAGACCCACTGCAAGCTCTCCCTGGTGGTCCGCCAGGAGGGCGACATGCTGCGCCGGTACTGCCACGTCGGCACCGGCAACTACCACCCGAAGACGGCCCGCCTGTACGAGGACCTCGGCCTGCTCACCGCCGACCCGCAGGTCGGCGCCGACCTGTCCGACCTGTTCAACCGCCTGTCGGGCTACTCCCGCCGCGAGACCTACCGCCGTCTGCTGGTCGCCCCCAAGTCCCTGCGGGACGGCCTGATCTCGCGGATCAACAAGGAGGCCCAGCACCACCGTGCGGGACGGCCCGCCTACATCCGCATCAAGGTCAACTCGATGGTGGACGAGGCGATCATCGACGCCCTGTACCGGGCGTCCATGGCGGGCGTGCCCGTCGACGTGTGGGTGCGCGGCATCTGCGCGATCCGCCCCGGCGTGGCCGGCCTGTCGGAGAACATACGGGTCCGCTCGGTGCTCGGCCGCTTCCTCGAACACTCCCGTGTGTTCGCCTTCGGCAACGGCGGCGAGCCCGAGGTGTGGATCGGCAGCGCCGACATGATGCACCGCAACCTCGACCGCCGTATCGAGGCCCTCGTCCGGGTCGTCGACCCGGCGCACCGAGCCGCCTTGAACCGGCTCCTAGAGACCGGCATGTCCGACTCCACCGCCTCCTGGCACCTGGGCCCGGACGGCGAGTGGACGCGGCACGCGACCGACGCGGACGGCGTGCCCCTGCGGAACATCCAGGAGATGCTCATAGACGCCCGGAGGCGCCGGCGTGGCACAGCAACACCTTGA
- a CDS encoding CHAD domain-containing protein codes for MAQQHLDPTDPVAGAVTGEALAGYLRAQATEFLRALRQHREAGAGAGHNGTEDSVDAARALRRSARRISGSLHTFRPLLDTDWSEGMRPELAWLSGTLALEHSYAARLERLLAALHRLSGSTPFPAQPVGSAAGTGAERAMAASGSAGPPVQAAAPERGSLTVGAAKAGALLDRQLTLARTRAHSSALQALGSSRFHAVADKVAVLASEVPLTHSAAADDLRPHAAAAEERLTDAVAALPLVTAGHPYNAEALIHGLSPDPSPHPQDAPWHQVRLLLRLHRYAREVLLGQNAPVDVRLLVSGQALNRHRDAAEAAAAAASAARTPRIAPATAYALGVLHADQRHEVEAARFAFQQSWQKQTVGTS; via the coding sequence GTGGCACAGCAACACCTTGACCCGACGGACCCCGTGGCCGGGGCGGTGACCGGAGAGGCCCTCGCGGGCTATCTGCGCGCCCAGGCCACGGAGTTCCTCCGTGCGCTCCGCCAGCACCGGGAGGCCGGTGCCGGAGCGGGCCACAACGGCACGGAGGACTCCGTCGACGCGGCGCGCGCCCTGCGCCGCTCGGCCCGCCGCATCAGCGGCAGCCTGCACACGTTCCGCCCGCTGCTGGACACCGACTGGTCGGAGGGCATGCGCCCCGAACTGGCCTGGCTCTCGGGCACGCTGGCGCTGGAGCACTCGTACGCGGCACGGCTGGAGCGGCTGCTGGCGGCGCTGCACCGGCTGTCGGGCTCGACGCCGTTCCCGGCCCAGCCGGTCGGGTCCGCCGCGGGCACGGGCGCGGAGCGGGCGATGGCGGCGTCCGGCAGCGCCGGTCCCCCGGTCCAGGCCGCCGCCCCGGAGCGCGGCAGCCTCACGGTGGGTGCGGCCAAAGCCGGCGCCCTGCTCGACCGCCAGCTGACGCTCGCCCGGACCCGGGCCCACTCCAGCGCCCTCCAGGCCCTCGGGTCGAGCCGCTTCCACGCGGTCGCCGACAAGGTCGCCGTACTGGCCAGCGAGGTCCCGCTCACCCACAGCGCCGCCGCCGACGACCTGCGCCCGCACGCCGCGGCGGCCGAGGAGCGGCTGACCGACGCGGTCGCCGCGCTCCCGCTCGTCACCGCGGGGCACCCGTACAACGCGGAGGCGCTGATCCACGGGCTGTCGCCGGACCCGTCCCCGCACCCGCAGGACGCGCCCTGGCACCAGGTCCGCCTGCTGCTGCGCCTGCACCGCTACGCCCGGGAGGTCCTCCTCGGGCAGAACGCCCCCGTCGACGTGCGCCTGCTCGTCTCCGGCCAGGCCCTCAACCGCCACCGCGACGCCGCCGAGGCCGCGGCGGCGGCCGCCTCGGCGGCCCGCACCCCGCGGATCGCCCCGGCGACGGCGTACGCGCTAGGCGTGCTCCACGCCGACCAGCGGCACGAGGTGGAGGCGGCCCGGTTCGCGTTCCAGCAGTCCTGGCAGAAGCAGACGGTGGGCACGTCCTGA